Within the Saccharomyces mikatae IFO 1815 strain IFO1815 genome assembly, chromosome: 11 genome, the region CAACTAACGCCGCCGCTGAGATTGGCCGGAGCGCTGAAGAAATGAGGAGTAGAAAGGGGAGAACTATTACGTAGTTAACTGTTTGTTGTTCGTAAGATTGTATGTAGTATTTGGGGGAGCGGGAGGGGGGATAAGGATCTTATTTACGGTGTGCTGCACATTCTCGTTAAGTTTAAGTTGACGCCTGAATCTGAGAAGATGCCGCACTAGAGCTAGTAACCAAGCTGCTAGTGATGTTCAGATGGTGATGCACGACAGCCCTATGTGGAGCGGGAGTTGACTTGGGAGTTGCGGGAGTTGCGGGAACTGCGGGAGTTGCGGGAACTGCGGAGGTTTCGTCACTGATCGGTGGGGTTTCTTTAACCGTAAACAGCACCTCCGCGCCAGCGCACGAGCGCGCTGGCGGCGGCGGCGGCTGTGCTGCCGCTGGTGCTGGCTCCGGTGCCGGTGCCATCATGGAAGGATGGGCGGCTATATCGACCATTGACCTAATGGGGACACGGGTCTTCAGAAAAGGATTTGAGGTGGGTGTAGTTGTCGCAACGTCTGTAGTGATATGGAACCCACGTAGATTCTCATACGTTGTGGTCTTGATAATAGGTTTCTTGCACACAAACTCGTCGTCAGCATCTACACACGTTTCGATGCCCTGGAACCACGGATCTTCAAATAAATCGTCCATGGTGTAGCGAGTGGAGGCTTCCGGGTCGGCGAGGCGCCACGCCACGCGGGACGCATGGCCATTCTTGAAGTTTCTAGCCAAGTGATACTCCATTCCCGGCCCCGGGCGGTGGTTACCGCGATCGCGAAACCCGCGGTTATGAAGGCGAATGAAGTTTTCATATGCGTCACAGTAATCGCGGAAGCCAGTGTCACAGCTGCATGACTCTAGGAATGGAATAACATTGTTGACGAGGGTCATGAGGATGATGCCTAGGCCGTAGCAATCCAGAGCACGTGGGTCGTACGGCTGCTGCAACTCTGTGCCATAGTGTTTCTTAACGTCGTAGTACATCACCTCTGGAGGCGCGTACGGTGGCGAGCCAATCATTCCCGCGCACTTTTTAATGGGGCTTGACAAGTCGTGTGGATCTGTGTGGTACCAGTCTGAAATACCGAAATCTGTCAGCTTACACACGCCTTCCGGGGATAAAAGCACATTTTCAGGTTTCAAGTCACGATGGGCGATGCCCTGGTCATGACAGAATTTGACGCCACGCGCTACCTGTTTGAAGATGCAGTACTTCTCCACAAGGGCGACATTTCGCCACCCGGATTTTTGGATCATCGCAAAGAGATCTCGTAGGCCAAGCTCCATGATGAACCCCCACCCGCGAGTGATGTACACGGTGGTGGGCACCTTGACCAAGAGGAAGGTGTTTGTGATGTGGACGTGGTGACTTAAGTGCTTTGCGATGATGAATTCTTTCGAACAACGCTTGTAGAACTTCTCCGGCGTTTCATTGTAGATCATGTTTAGCTTCTTTAGAGCGAATACATCCTTCTTGCGGTACTTAGAACGGATTTTGCGCACTTCGCACGAGCCACCCCATCCGATGGTTTTGTTCTCGTCATCAAAGACGAAGTTGTCGCTAAATTGTACGCTCGCCTCCTTTATCTCGTCTGGTAGATACTCGTTCGGGTCGACGATCGGGATCGGCAGCATGCGGATGTTCGAATCCCCGTCGTGAAGGTAGAATCCCAAATCAGGGTCCTTTTTCGTAGTAGTGGAGGAAGACGATAGCGATGTACTCGGTGTTGAGACACCGTATGGGTTATACACCATGCGTTCGTTGCTGAACTTGGAGTTTGAGGCATTACGCGAAGTGGAGGAATGCCTGTTCCCTCTTGATATGGATATACCGGCGCTACCCGGGCGTAGAATTTTGTGTGAGATAGGCGACGAAGagctgttgttgttggttGTGTGAACAAAGGAGTTTGCACGGCGGGAGGTCTTTAATGAGCTCGGCAGTTTCGAACTGGGGGATTCGGTTTTGTTTGTACTTGGGGAGTGGAAACTTGGAGGTACGGaggccttttttttcagtttatGCTCATGGTTAGAGCTCAACAGCTTCTTGCCGAAAAACTTCAATGCTGATACTGAGGAAATTGGTTGTTGGGATATCTTGGTAGAATGATTGTGGGAGGCTGTCATTGGTTTACGATGCGACTCGATGTGAATGTTTGcgtagaagaagaaaaaatggtcTATATGCTGATGCTCAATATATTTGGTTTTAGACAGTGCTTATAAGTACATGAAGGCTTGTTTCCAGCGGTATACGGTCGaaaaatgtatatatacttcTTCAGAATAGACTTCTGCAGgagaaaaaggagaaaggaaaatggAAACGTGGGTATGGGCTTAAAGCAACTAGCAAACTGCAGCAGACATGCGTGTTATGTATGCAACCCCggatttctttcaattcatcTGAACCTTGCTTCTCCTTTACCGTGGCAATATTTTCGGGTTTTTCATTCTCACCccaagcaaaaaaaatgtgttATGTAATTTcaccattattttttccgTCGTGCGTGCTTTGGTGTGATACAATAGGGTTATGTCGCGTATAAGCTAAGGTGCGCCGCAGAACATCCTTTAAGGGAAACGTGTTTgttccttttattttctctttctttcacaTTAGGGAGAGCCGGCTGCCGATGTCAATGGAATTCTCACCATTTGGCATCTCACCATCTCTATCCTGCTGAAACCTGTCGTAAATTTCCCTTAATTTGACCAATTCACTCGTTGAAATGCTAGGCTTCGTCTCTTGACATGCCTCTATCAAATCGTTTATTGTGACCACAGCTGTTCGCTTGGAGGCATGCGAAATGGTTGTATTCATTTCGTGCACCACATCTTGCTGCAGGAGCGTTCTTAGCCGTAgcctgttttcttctttgtgtCCGTTCTCGTTAATTATAAAGTACTCTATGCCGTTGTTTGCCGATATCACTTCGGGTTCCCCTGCAGTAGACAACCATCTGTGTACAGATTTCAAATATGCATTATAGCAGAGACCTTGTAAGTCAGCACCAGAAAATCCAGCCGTCTTTTCAGCGATCAATTTTAAATCTGTATTGTCTTCTAATgcaaactttttcaatccCGTATCCTTGTCTCGGGAATTGACCACAGTTTGCAAAATATCTAGCCTTTCTGATTCAGTTGGTATATCACAAATCACACTTTTGTCCAATCTCCCCGGCCTCAGCAATGCGCTATCGATTAAGTCGGGCCTACTTGTAGCCGCTAAAATATACACACCATCAAGGCCTTCAGCACCATCCATTTGAGTCAATAATTGATTGACTACACGGTCTGTGACACCAGTGGAATCATGACCTCTCTTCGGTGCAATAGaatcaaattcatcaaaaaaaagaatacaagGTTTGACAGACTGTGCTCTTTCAAACAAATCTCTAATATTTTGTTCACTAGCACCTATAAACTTGTTTAAAACTTCGGGTCCCTTGACGGAAATAAAGTTCAGCCCACATTGTTGTGCTACGGCACTCGCCAAGAGCGTCTTACCACAGCCAGGATACCCATACAGTAGAATTCCGGATCTTAGTCTTAAAGGACAATTGGCGAAAATAGGCTCATATTTTGTTGGCCACTCTAAGGTTTCGAggagaatttttttagcaTTAGCCAATGCACCAATATCCCCCCATTTAATGTTGGTTTCTTTGGTTAGCTTCACTCCACGCAGCGCAGAAGGTGTAAACCCTCCAAGagatttcaagaaaaactcTCTCGTTACTACATTATTACAATCTTTCTGTAACTGTAAATCGTAGAACATCTTCTCtgtaaatat harbors:
- the PTK1 gene encoding putative serine/threonine protein kinase PTK1 (similar to Saccharomyces cerevisiae PTK2 (YJR059W) and PTK1 (YKL198C); ancestral locus Anc_1.507), which translates into the protein MTASHNHSTKISQQPISSVSALKFFGKKLLSSNHEHKLKKKASVPPSFHSPSTNKTESPSSKLPSSLKTSRRANSFVHTTNNNSSSSPISHKILRPGSAGISISRGNRHSSTSRNASNSKFSNERMVYNPYGVSTPSTSLSSSSTTTKKDPDLGFYLHDGDSNIRMLPIPIVDPNEYLPDEIKEASVQFSDNFVFDDENKTIGWGGSCEVRKIRSKYRKKDVFALKKLNMIYNETPEKFYKRCSKEFIIAKHLSHHVHITNTFLLVKVPTTVYITRGWGFIMELGLRDLFAMIQKSGWRNVALVEKYCIFKQVARGVKFCHDQGIAHRDLKPENVLLSPEGVCKLTDFGISDWYHTDPHDLSSPIKKCAGMIGSPPYAPPEVMYYDVKKHYGTELQQPYDPRALDCYGLGIILMTLVNNVIPFLESCSCDTGFRDYCDAYENFIRLHNRGFRDRGNHRPGPGMEYHLARNFKNGHASRVAWRLADPEASTRYTMDDLFEDPWFQGIETCVDADDEFVCKKPIIKTTTYENLRGFHITTDVATTTPTSNPFLKTRVPIRSMVDIAAHPSMMAPAPEPAPAAAQPPPPPARSCAGAEVLFTVKETPPISDETSAVPATPAVPATPATPKSTPAPHRAVVHHHLNITSSLVTSSSAASSQIQAST